The Pseudomonas sp. IB20 region ATGCCCGTCGTAGCCTGCGAGAAGGGTGCCGATCACGGCTTTTTTATCCGTCGCTACGAAAAACAACCCATCGTTAACCGCCAGCTTCTTATCAATCGCCAACGTCGGCAGGTTGTGCGCGGTGTCGTACCCAAACGCCTCCTGCCACAGGGCCACCACTTGCGCACGGTGCTGACGATCACGATACGGCCCGATGGGGTGGCGGGATAACAGCGCCTTCTCCATCACCAGCGTGCGCTCGTTACCGTGATAGACATCGCGCACCGTGTGGAAGCCCATCTTTGTATAAAACGGCTCGGCGGTCAGCGAAGACGGCACACTCAACACCGTCACCCCGGCTTCCCGGGCACGCAGTTCGATCTCAATCATCAGCAGCCGCCCAATGCCCTGCCCTTGCAGCGCCGGGTTCACAAACACCGAGCGCACCACATTGCCATCAAGCGCGGCAGTGGCGACGATCACCTGACCCTGAGTCGCCACCAGCACCACCCGCCGCTGGAGCAAGGCCTGCACGGCGTCCGGGGTAAAGTTGCTCGCCACCCGCGCAATCACATCCGCCGGGTAATCCCGCGCATTACTGCTGTGCAAGGCCGCCAGGATGACCTGGCTGATCCCCTCGGCATCGGCTGCCTGGGCGAGACGAACGGCGGTAGACATGATTCCTCCTGACGGACAGCGCTATAACAGCCCCAACAATACCAATGTGGGAGCTGGCTTGCCTGCGATGGCGGTGTGCCAGCCAAGAATATGGCACTGATACACCGCTATCGCAGGCAAGTCAGCTCCCACAGTTGACCTCATTCCAACCCTGACAGCCGATTCGGCTGCCCCACCCCACTTTTCAGCTTTCCCGGCTGAGCCGCCCCGCTGTTTCAGCCGGGATTCCCCCATCACAACGCACAAAATACCCCCACAGCTCAGCCCCCATGGACCCGTGCACCCATGCAAACAACAAACACCGTCCTGATGATTCGCCCGGCGCGCTTTGCTTTCAACCCGGACACCGCGATCAACAACCGCTTCCAACGCCCGCCCCTGGACCCACTAAGCGCACAGCACAAAGCGCTGGAAGAATTCGACCGCTATGTCGACACCCTGCGCCAACACGGCGTGGAAGTGTTGGTGGTGCAGGACACCCCGGCGCCTCACACGCCCGACTCGATCTTCCCCAATAACTGGTGGAGCAGCCATGCCGACGGCAGCCTGGTGCTGTACCCGATGGAAGGCCAGAACCGACGATTGGAGCGCAACAAAGGTGTGCTGCACGTACTGGAGCAGCGCTTTGCGATCAAAGACACCATCGACCTCAGCCACCTCGAACAACAGAACATCTTCCTCGAAGGCACCGGCAGCATGGTGCTCGACCGCCAACACCGCATCAGCTACGCCTGCCACTCCGGGCGCACCCACCAGGACGCCCTGCGCCAGTTCGCCGACCGCCTCGACTACCAACTCTGCGTGTTCCACGCCGTCGACCGCCATCACGCGCCGATCTACCACAGTAACGTGATGATGAGCGTCGGCCGTGACCTCTCGGTGGTGTGCCTGCAAGCCCTGCCTGACGCCGACGAACGCCTGGGCCTGGAACGCTCCCTGCGCGATACCGGCAAAGACATCCTCGCCCTCGACTTCGACCAGTTGGAAGCCTTCGCCGGCAACATGCTCGAAGTCCATGACCGCGACGGCCAGCCGCTTTTGGTCATGTCCGCCAGCGCCTGGGGGGCCCTGCAACCAGCCCAGCGCCAGCATGTGGAACGCCACACACAGCCGGTGGTGGTGAACATCGACAACATCGAACGCATCGGCGGCGGCAGTGCCCGCTGCATGCTGGCGGAAGTGCACCTGCCCGCCCGCCCCTCATTTCAATAAGGAGTCTTGCCATGACCCGCTATATCGACGTCAACGACCTCTGCTACCTGGTCTCGCAAAAAGGCCTGCAAACCTGCATCACGGAAATGGCCGAGTACATCCGCGCCGACTACCTGCGCTGGCAGGACTTCGAAAAATGCGCGCGCCTGGCCAACCACTCGCCGGACGGCGTGATCGAGCTGATGCCGGTGTCCGACGCCTCGCTGTACGCCTTCAAATACGTGAACGGCCACCCGAAAAACACCCTGGCTGGCATGCTCACCGTGATGGCCTTCGGTGCCCTGGGCGATGTGGACACCGGCAAGCCGGTGCTGCTGGCGGAAATGACCCTGACCACCGCGATCCGCACCGCAGCCACTTCAGCCTTGGTCGCCCGCTACCTGGCGCGCGACAACAGCCGCAGCATGGCGCTGATCGGCAACGGCTCGCAGAGTGAATTCCAGGCCCTGGCTTTCCACGCCATGCTCGGCATCAACGAGATTCGCCTGTTCGACATCGACGCCAAGGCTACCGCCAAGCTGGCGGCCAACCTCAAGGCGTTCCCGGCGATCAAGGTGTTCCTGGCCGGCAGCGTGGCCGAAGCGGTGAAAGGTGCGGATATCGTCACCACCGTGACGGCGGACAAGGCCTACGCGACCATTCTGACGGATGAAATGATCGAACCCGGCATGCACCTCAACGCCGTGGGCGGTGACTGCCCGGGCAAGACCGAGCTGGACCGACGTATCGTCGAACGCGCCCGGGTGATCGTCGAGTACGAACCGCAAAGCCGCATCGAAGGTGAGATCCAGCACATGCCGGTAGATTCGCCGGTGACCGAGCTGTGGCAAGTCATCAACGGCCAGCAACCCGGCCGCGAAAACGCGCGCCAGATCACCCTGTTCGACTCGGTGGGTTTTGCCATCGAAGACTACTCGGCGCTGCGTTACGTGCTCGACGTGGCCAAGGCACTGGATATCGGCAGCACGCTTGAGCTGGTGCCGGACCTGGCCGACCCGAAAGACCTGTTCGCACGCCTGGCGCAACAACCGCGCGCACAGCAGAAAAAGCGCGCCTGAGACCGCTCTGGCCTGCCGCTTTGCGCCCAGGGCGGGCCACAACTTACACCTTGAAAAGCCGATTCAGCGCATGTCGCAGCCGATTCCGCTGCATTGCGCTTTTTAACAGCGCAATTCGCGCTTTATGCACGGGGTAAACGACACAAAAAACGCACCACCATGAAGCATTCTTCACAAGCCACACCGAAAGAACGTTGCTTTATCCAATAACTGCCCTGACATCAATTACAAAATATAGGGACGCCCCATGACTCCACTGCGATCACTCTTCGCTGCGTTGCTGTTGCCACTGTGCGCCAGCGCCGCCCACGCCCAAGACTGGAAAGAAATCCGCTTCGGCGTATTCCCCGAGTACCCTCCCTTCGAATCCGTAGCCGCCGACGGCAGCCTGCAAGGTTTTGATATCGAGTTGGGCAACGCCATCTGCGTCAAGCTCGACGTCAAATGCACCTGGGTGCACAACGAATTCGACGGCATGATCCCGGCCCTGCGCGCGCGCAAGTTCGACGCGATCATGTCCTCCATGGCCGTGACGCCGGCGCGCGAAAAAGTCATCGACTTCACCGACCGGCTGTTCCTCAGCCCCACCTCGGTGATCACCCGTAAAAGCGCCGACTTCGGCGACACCCCCGAATCCCTGAAAGGCAAGCAAGTCGGCGTGCTGCAAGGTTCGCTGCAAGAAGCCTACGCGCGGGCGCACCTGGCCAAGCTCGGCGCCCAGATCAAGGCGTACCAGTCCCAGGAGCAGAACTACGCCGACCTGCAGAACGGCCGCCTCGATGCCACCCTCACCGACAAGCTCGAAGCGCAGCTCAACTTCCTGTCCAAGCCTGAAGGCGCCGACTTCAAGACCGGCCCGGCCTTCAAGGACCCGACCCTGCCCCTGGACATCGCCATGGGCTTGCGCAAGAACGACGCTGAGCTACGCGCGCTGATCAACAAAGGCATCGCCGCCGTCCAGGCCGATGGCACTTATGCGCAGATCCAGAAGAAGTACTTCGGCGATCAAGATATCTACAACGAGTAACCTGTGGGAGCGGGCTTGCTCGCGAATGCGCAGTGTCAGTCGCTGAATGTGTGCCTGATAAACCGCCTTCGCGAGCAAGCCCGCTCCCACAGGGGAATATCTGCGTCCTTTAGAGATACCCCCCATGAACGAACTCCTCAACCTGCAAGGCTACGGCCCGATGCTCGCCCAGGGTGCCTGGATGACGGTCAAGCTGGCGTTCCTGGCGCTGGCCCTAAGCCTCACCCTGGGCCTGATCGCCGCCGGCGCCAAGCTCTCCAGCGTCAACTGGCTGCGCGTGCCGGCCACGCTCTACACCACACTGATCCGCAGCGTGCCGGACCTGGTACTGATCCTGCTAATTTTCTACAGCCTGCAACTGTGGCTCAACGACCTGAGCGAAGTGTTCGGCTGGGACTACTTTGAAATCGACCCGTTTACCGCCGGGGTGATCACCCTGGGCTTTATCTACGGCGCGTATTTCACCGAGAACTTCCGTGGCGCGATCCTCAGCGTGCCGGTCGGCCAACTGGAAGCCGCGACCGCCTACGGCTTGAGCCGTTGGCAGCGGTTTCACCTGGTGCTGTTCCCACAACTGATGCGCTTTGCCCTGCCGGGCCTGGGCAATAACTGGCTGGTGCTGCTCAAGTCCACCGCACTGGTGTCGATCATCGGCCTGTCGGACCTGGTTAAAGCCGCGCAAAACGCCGGCAAGAGCACCAACGAACCGTTGTATTTCCTGATCCTTGCCGGCCTGGTGTACCTGGTGATCACCACCCTCTCC contains the following coding sequences:
- a CDS encoding GNAT family acetyltransferase, coding for MSTAVRLAQAADAEGISQVILAALHSSNARDYPADVIARVASNFTPDAVQALLQRRVVLVATQGQVIVATAALDGNVVRSVFVNPALQGQGIGRLLMIEIELRAREAGVTVLSVPSSLTAEPFYTKMGFHTVRDVYHGNERTLVMEKALLSRHPIGPYRDRQHRAQVVALWQEAFGYDTAHNLPTLAIDKKLAVNDGLFFVATDKKAVIGTLLAGYDGHRGWLYSVAVHADYRRHGLGSSLVRYAEQALTALGCMKINLQITGGNDGVAGFYEALGYGVEPRISMGKKIAVNIPKDV
- the ctlX gene encoding citrulline utilization hydrolase CtlX, yielding MQTTNTVLMIRPARFAFNPDTAINNRFQRPPLDPLSAQHKALEEFDRYVDTLRQHGVEVLVVQDTPAPHTPDSIFPNNWWSSHADGSLVLYPMEGQNRRLERNKGVLHVLEQRFAIKDTIDLSHLEQQNIFLEGTGSMVLDRQHRISYACHSGRTHQDALRQFADRLDYQLCVFHAVDRHHAPIYHSNVMMSVGRDLSVVCLQALPDADERLGLERSLRDTGKDILALDFDQLEAFAGNMLEVHDRDGQPLLVMSASAWGALQPAQRQHVERHTQPVVVNIDNIERIGGGSARCMLAEVHLPARPSFQ
- a CDS encoding ornithine cyclodeaminase — encoded protein: MTRYIDVNDLCYLVSQKGLQTCITEMAEYIRADYLRWQDFEKCARLANHSPDGVIELMPVSDASLYAFKYVNGHPKNTLAGMLTVMAFGALGDVDTGKPVLLAEMTLTTAIRTAATSALVARYLARDNSRSMALIGNGSQSEFQALAFHAMLGINEIRLFDIDAKATAKLAANLKAFPAIKVFLAGSVAEAVKGADIVTTVTADKAYATILTDEMIEPGMHLNAVGGDCPGKTELDRRIVERARVIVEYEPQSRIEGEIQHMPVDSPVTELWQVINGQQPGRENARQITLFDSVGFAIEDYSALRYVLDVAKALDIGSTLELVPDLADPKDLFARLAQQPRAQQKKRA
- a CDS encoding ABC transporter substrate-binding protein; its protein translation is MTPLRSLFAALLLPLCASAAHAQDWKEIRFGVFPEYPPFESVAADGSLQGFDIELGNAICVKLDVKCTWVHNEFDGMIPALRARKFDAIMSSMAVTPAREKVIDFTDRLFLSPTSVITRKSADFGDTPESLKGKQVGVLQGSLQEAYARAHLAKLGAQIKAYQSQEQNYADLQNGRLDATLTDKLEAQLNFLSKPEGADFKTGPAFKDPTLPLDIAMGLRKNDAELRALINKGIAAVQADGTYAQIQKKYFGDQDIYNE
- a CDS encoding ABC transporter permease → MNELLNLQGYGPMLAQGAWMTVKLAFLALALSLTLGLIAAGAKLSSVNWLRVPATLYTTLIRSVPDLVLILLIFYSLQLWLNDLSEVFGWDYFEIDPFTAGVITLGFIYGAYFTENFRGAILSVPVGQLEAATAYGLSRWQRFHLVLFPQLMRFALPGLGNNWLVLLKSTALVSIIGLSDLVKAAQNAGKSTNEPLYFLILAGLVYLVITTLSNRIFKRLERRYNLGIKGMAR